A genomic region of bacterium contains the following coding sequences:
- a CDS encoding helix-turn-helix transcriptional regulator, giving the protein MSGLRFRNVDAEVGDDVETWPYEALVAAIDRGLVPDWQPVFAEIRRMPWGTVARRVERYLGYRDPDATSTLFALAIERARKQAERADRADVAARVQAAVERAGKTKAEFAASVGTSASRLSTYLNGKVTPSAALLVRIERTADSQ; this is encoded by the coding sequence GTGAGCGGGCTGCGGTTCCGCAACGTCGACGCCGAGGTGGGCGACGACGTCGAGACCTGGCCCTACGAGGCGCTGGTGGCCGCGATCGACCGCGGTCTGGTTCCTGATTGGCAACCCGTCTTCGCGGAGATCAGGCGGATGCCGTGGGGGACCGTGGCCCGGCGGGTGGAGCGCTACCTCGGCTACCGCGACCCCGACGCCACAAGCACGCTCTTCGCGTTGGCCATCGAGCGCGCCCGCAAGCAGGCCGAGCGCGCCGACCGGGCCGACGTGGCGGCCCGCGTCCAGGCCGCCGTCGAGCGGGCGGGGAAGACCAAGGCGGAGTTCGCGGCATCGGTGGGCACCAGCGCGTCGCGGCTCAGCACGTACCTGAACGGCAAGGTCACCCCTTCGGCGGCGCTGCTCGTGCGCATCGAGCGCACCGCGGATTCGCAGTAG